In Gordonia sp. SL306, the genomic window CCAGGACCCGGTGTTCTCCACCCGCATCGAGATCGAAGCCCGATTCGGCGACTTCGAGGCGCTCTCGCAATTCATCGATCGTTGGGCGACGACGGACGGAGTCGAAGTCGGCGGCGTGCGGTGGGATGTCGCCGAGGAGAACCGGCGACGATATGAACGTGACCTGCGCAGAGAGGCCGTCGACGACGCCGTCGCGAAGGCGCAGGCATATGCCGACGCGGTCGGTCGAGGCGCCGTGGTGGCAACGCAGCTCGCCGATCCCGACATGCTGTCGGAACCTCAGCCCTCGCCGCGGTTGTCACGCCGCATGGCCGTCGGCGCTGCGGGTGTATCCGACCCGGCGCTGGAGCTGCACGCGGAGGACATCGACATCGCAGTGTCTGTGGACGCGAGGTTCGTCGCCGATTAGGGGCGAATCACGCCCGCCCTGAGAGCGCTCTGTGAATTCGTGGAATGTCGCCGACGCCCGGCGCGTCTGCGCTGGCCGAGGCATGAGCACCCCTAGATTGTGAGGTGGCCTCGTGTAACCAGAGTGAAAGAAGGGAGAGTCGCATGCCGAACTCAGTCTTGTGGGTCTGCCTCGTGGCCGTATGGCTTTTCGTACTGGTACCGATGGTCATCAAAGGCCGGCCACAGATGCGGAAGACGACAGATGCCGTCAAGGAGACCCGTCTGCTGCACCGCGGAGGCACCCGTACCCGAACGACCCGCCGTCGAGCATCGGGGAGTCATCCCCACGACCCGTCGTGGAAGGCCGACCGCACGAAGCGCTCCACGACGAGTGCACGCACCGCGGTCCTGGACCGTGACGACACCGAAACCGAAACCGACACGGACGCAACGGATTCCGAGGTCGGTCGATCGACGCGCAAGTCCACTGTCAGCCGGGCCACGGGTGCTGCGGTGAAGGCACCGACCGTCGAGTCCGACGAGGACGTGGAAACGCCGGCGGCCGAGGTCGATTCCGACGACGAGCGCGACGGCGACAGCAGCGATGAGGTCACCGCAGAAT contains:
- a CDS encoding SIMPL domain-containing protein yields the protein MSPLEIVVRGVARRKFRPERAILRLAIQLEGSSRDTVYREAVGVHGPVVDDLSELATGNAVTDWSSDSVRVFGQRPVHPDGSRQDPVFSTRIEIEARFGDFEALSQFIDRWATTDGVEVGGVRWDVAEENRRRYERDLRREAVDDAVAKAQAYADAVGRGAVVATQLADPDMLSEPQPSPRLSRRMAVGAAGVSDPALELHAEDIDIAVSVDARFVAD